A stretch of the Chelonoidis abingdonii isolate Lonesome George chromosome 11, CheloAbing_2.0, whole genome shotgun sequence genome encodes the following:
- the POLR3C gene encoding DNA-directed RNA polymerase III subunit RPC3 isoform X1, whose amino-acid sequence MTQAEIKLCSLLLQEHFGEIVEKIGTHLIKTGSQPLRVIANDTGMSLDQVKKALCVLIQHNLVTYQLQKRGFVEYEASCSRVLRILRYPRYIYTAKTLYSDMGELIVEELLLNGKMTMSVVVRKVVNRLTETMEDGKTMDYGEVSNTFVRLADTHFIQRCPMAPETTETLDAPPPPVPTLVVNEKDMYVVPNLNLIGKGKRRRSFDDEDNGEHKAKRQKQDADSKEPPPDDGIYWQTNIDRFHQHFRDQAIVSAVANRMDQTSSEIVRTMLRMSEITTSSNAPYTQPLSSNEIFRSLPAGYNIVKQILDQYLTLLADDPLEFVGKSGDSGGGMYVINLHKALATLATATLESIVQERFGSRCARIFRLLLRKKHLEQKQVEDFAMIPAKEAKDMLYKMLSENFVSLQEIPKTPDHAPSRTFYLYAVNTLSSARMLLHWCYKSVANLIERRQYETKENKRLLEKSQRVEAILASMQATGAEEMQLQEIEEMITAPERQQLENLKRNVNKIDASENQVDETIFVLESYIESTVKKL is encoded by the exons GTTAAGAAAGCTCTCTGTGTCCTCATTCAACACAACCTGGTGACCTACCAGCTGCAGAAACGAGGCTTTGTGGAGTACGAAGCTTCATGCAGTCGGGTGCTGAGGATCCTCCGGTATCCACGTTACATCTACACTGCCAAGACCCTCTACAGCGACATGGGCGAGCTGATcgtggaggagctgctgctgaatgGCAAAATGACCATGAGTGTTGTGGTGCGAAAAGTTGTGAACAGGCTGACGGAAACTATGGAGG ATGGGAAAACCATGGACTATGGTGAAGTTTCCAACACGTTTGTGCGCCTAGCGGACACGCACTTCATTCAGAGATGCCCAATGGCCCCTGAAACTACCGAGACTTTGGATGCGCCACCACCTCCTGTGCCCACTTTGGTGGTTAATGAGAAGGACATGTACGTGGTCCCCAACCTGAATCTCATAG ggaaagggaaaaggagaagatCATTTGATGATGAAGATAATGGTGAACACAAGGCAAAAAGGCAGAAACAAGATGCAGACAGCAAAGAG CCCCCACCCGATGATGGTATTTATTGGCAAACCAACATCGATCGGTTCCACCAGCACTTCCGAGACCAAGCCATAGTCAGTGCCGTGGCCAACAGGATGGACCAG accagcaGTGAAATAGTGCGGACTATGCTGAGGATGAGTGAAATTACCACATCTTCCAATGCACCTTATACGCAGCCACTGTCTTCCAACGAG ATATTCAGATCTCTTCCAGCAGGATACAACATTGTGAAACAAATTCTGGATCAGTATCTCACTTTGCTAGCTGATGACCCG CTGGAGTTTGTTGGTAAATCCGGGGACAGTGGGGGTGGCATGTATGTCATCA ATCTCCACAAGGCCCTTGCGACTCTGGCAACAGCAACTCTGGAATCCATCGTACAGGAGAG ATTTGGTTCCCGTTGCGCGAGGATATTCCGGCTGCTTCTGCGGAAGAAACATTTGGAACAGAAACAAGTGGAAGATTTTGCCATGATTCCCGCCAAGGAGGCAAAGGACATGCTGTATAAAATGTTGTCTGAGAACTTTGTGTCCTTACAG GAGATTCCAAAGACTCCTGACCACGCCCCCTCCAGGACCTTCTATCTGTACGCAGTGAACACGCTGTCCTCTGCGCGGATGCTGCTGCACTGGTGTTATAAG AGTGTGGCCAACCTGATTGAAAGGCGACAGTACGAAACCAAAGAGAACAA GCGCCTGCTGGAGAAGTCTCAGCGGGTGGAGGCCATCCTAGCGTCCATGCAGGCCACAGGCGCCGAGGAGATGCAGCTGCAGGAGATCGAGGAGATGATCACAGCCCCGGAGCGCCAGCAGCTGGAGAACCTCAAACGCAACGTCAACAA GATTGACGCCAGCGAGAATCAAGTCGACGAAACCATCTTTGTGCTGGAGTCGTACATCGAAAGCACAGTGAAGAAGCTGTGa
- the POLR3C gene encoding DNA-directed RNA polymerase III subunit RPC3 isoform X2 — protein sequence MTQAEIKLCSLLLQEHFGEIVEKIGTHLIKTGSQPLRVIANDTGMSLDQVKKALCVLIQHNLVTYQLQKRGFVEYEASCSRVLRILRYPRYIYTAKTLYSDMGELIVEELLLNGKMTMSVVVRKVVNRLTETMEDGKTMDYGEVSNTFVRLADTHFIQRCPMAPETTETLDAPPPPVPTLVVNEKDMYVVPNLNLIGKGKRRRSFDDEDNGEHKAKRQKQDADSKEPPPDDGIYWQTNIDRFHQHFRDQAIVSAVANRMDQIFRSLPAGYNIVKQILDQYLTLLADDPLEFVGKSGDSGGGMYVINLHKALATLATATLESIVQERFGSRCARIFRLLLRKKHLEQKQVEDFAMIPAKEAKDMLYKMLSENFVSLQEIPKTPDHAPSRTFYLYAVNTLSSARMLLHWCYKSVANLIERRQYETKENKRLLEKSQRVEAILASMQATGAEEMQLQEIEEMITAPERQQLENLKRNVNKIDASENQVDETIFVLESYIESTVKKL from the exons GTTAAGAAAGCTCTCTGTGTCCTCATTCAACACAACCTGGTGACCTACCAGCTGCAGAAACGAGGCTTTGTGGAGTACGAAGCTTCATGCAGTCGGGTGCTGAGGATCCTCCGGTATCCACGTTACATCTACACTGCCAAGACCCTCTACAGCGACATGGGCGAGCTGATcgtggaggagctgctgctgaatgGCAAAATGACCATGAGTGTTGTGGTGCGAAAAGTTGTGAACAGGCTGACGGAAACTATGGAGG ATGGGAAAACCATGGACTATGGTGAAGTTTCCAACACGTTTGTGCGCCTAGCGGACACGCACTTCATTCAGAGATGCCCAATGGCCCCTGAAACTACCGAGACTTTGGATGCGCCACCACCTCCTGTGCCCACTTTGGTGGTTAATGAGAAGGACATGTACGTGGTCCCCAACCTGAATCTCATAG ggaaagggaaaaggagaagatCATTTGATGATGAAGATAATGGTGAACACAAGGCAAAAAGGCAGAAACAAGATGCAGACAGCAAAGAG CCCCCACCCGATGATGGTATTTATTGGCAAACCAACATCGATCGGTTCCACCAGCACTTCCGAGACCAAGCCATAGTCAGTGCCGTGGCCAACAGGATGGACCAG ATATTCAGATCTCTTCCAGCAGGATACAACATTGTGAAACAAATTCTGGATCAGTATCTCACTTTGCTAGCTGATGACCCG CTGGAGTTTGTTGGTAAATCCGGGGACAGTGGGGGTGGCATGTATGTCATCA ATCTCCACAAGGCCCTTGCGACTCTGGCAACAGCAACTCTGGAATCCATCGTACAGGAGAG ATTTGGTTCCCGTTGCGCGAGGATATTCCGGCTGCTTCTGCGGAAGAAACATTTGGAACAGAAACAAGTGGAAGATTTTGCCATGATTCCCGCCAAGGAGGCAAAGGACATGCTGTATAAAATGTTGTCTGAGAACTTTGTGTCCTTACAG GAGATTCCAAAGACTCCTGACCACGCCCCCTCCAGGACCTTCTATCTGTACGCAGTGAACACGCTGTCCTCTGCGCGGATGCTGCTGCACTGGTGTTATAAG AGTGTGGCCAACCTGATTGAAAGGCGACAGTACGAAACCAAAGAGAACAA GCGCCTGCTGGAGAAGTCTCAGCGGGTGGAGGCCATCCTAGCGTCCATGCAGGCCACAGGCGCCGAGGAGATGCAGCTGCAGGAGATCGAGGAGATGATCACAGCCCCGGAGCGCCAGCAGCTGGAGAACCTCAAACGCAACGTCAACAA GATTGACGCCAGCGAGAATCAAGTCGACGAAACCATCTTTGTGCTGGAGTCGTACATCGAAAGCACAGTGAAGAAGCTGTGa
- the POLR3C gene encoding DNA-directed RNA polymerase III subunit RPC3 isoform X3, with the protein MCLQKVKKALCVLIQHNLVTYQLQKRGFVEYEASCSRVLRILRYPRYIYTAKTLYSDMGELIVEELLLNGKMTMSVVVRKVVNRLTETMEDGKTMDYGEVSNTFVRLADTHFIQRCPMAPETTETLDAPPPPVPTLVVNEKDMYVVPNLNLIGKGKRRRSFDDEDNGEHKAKRQKQDADSKEPPPDDGIYWQTNIDRFHQHFRDQAIVSAVANRMDQTSSEIVRTMLRMSEITTSSNAPYTQPLSSNEIFRSLPAGYNIVKQILDQYLTLLADDPLEFVGKSGDSGGGMYVINLHKALATLATATLESIVQERFGSRCARIFRLLLRKKHLEQKQVEDFAMIPAKEAKDMLYKMLSENFVSLQEIPKTPDHAPSRTFYLYAVNTLSSARMLLHWCYKSVANLIERRQYETKENKRLLEKSQRVEAILASMQATGAEEMQLQEIEEMITAPERQQLENLKRNVNKIDASENQVDETIFVLESYIESTVKKL; encoded by the exons GTTAAGAAAGCTCTCTGTGTCCTCATTCAACACAACCTGGTGACCTACCAGCTGCAGAAACGAGGCTTTGTGGAGTACGAAGCTTCATGCAGTCGGGTGCTGAGGATCCTCCGGTATCCACGTTACATCTACACTGCCAAGACCCTCTACAGCGACATGGGCGAGCTGATcgtggaggagctgctgctgaatgGCAAAATGACCATGAGTGTTGTGGTGCGAAAAGTTGTGAACAGGCTGACGGAAACTATGGAGG ATGGGAAAACCATGGACTATGGTGAAGTTTCCAACACGTTTGTGCGCCTAGCGGACACGCACTTCATTCAGAGATGCCCAATGGCCCCTGAAACTACCGAGACTTTGGATGCGCCACCACCTCCTGTGCCCACTTTGGTGGTTAATGAGAAGGACATGTACGTGGTCCCCAACCTGAATCTCATAG ggaaagggaaaaggagaagatCATTTGATGATGAAGATAATGGTGAACACAAGGCAAAAAGGCAGAAACAAGATGCAGACAGCAAAGAG CCCCCACCCGATGATGGTATTTATTGGCAAACCAACATCGATCGGTTCCACCAGCACTTCCGAGACCAAGCCATAGTCAGTGCCGTGGCCAACAGGATGGACCAG accagcaGTGAAATAGTGCGGACTATGCTGAGGATGAGTGAAATTACCACATCTTCCAATGCACCTTATACGCAGCCACTGTCTTCCAACGAG ATATTCAGATCTCTTCCAGCAGGATACAACATTGTGAAACAAATTCTGGATCAGTATCTCACTTTGCTAGCTGATGACCCG CTGGAGTTTGTTGGTAAATCCGGGGACAGTGGGGGTGGCATGTATGTCATCA ATCTCCACAAGGCCCTTGCGACTCTGGCAACAGCAACTCTGGAATCCATCGTACAGGAGAG ATTTGGTTCCCGTTGCGCGAGGATATTCCGGCTGCTTCTGCGGAAGAAACATTTGGAACAGAAACAAGTGGAAGATTTTGCCATGATTCCCGCCAAGGAGGCAAAGGACATGCTGTATAAAATGTTGTCTGAGAACTTTGTGTCCTTACAG GAGATTCCAAAGACTCCTGACCACGCCCCCTCCAGGACCTTCTATCTGTACGCAGTGAACACGCTGTCCTCTGCGCGGATGCTGCTGCACTGGTGTTATAAG AGTGTGGCCAACCTGATTGAAAGGCGACAGTACGAAACCAAAGAGAACAA GCGCCTGCTGGAGAAGTCTCAGCGGGTGGAGGCCATCCTAGCGTCCATGCAGGCCACAGGCGCCGAGGAGATGCAGCTGCAGGAGATCGAGGAGATGATCACAGCCCCGGAGCGCCAGCAGCTGGAGAACCTCAAACGCAACGTCAACAA GATTGACGCCAGCGAGAATCAAGTCGACGAAACCATCTTTGTGCTGGAGTCGTACATCGAAAGCACAGTGAAGAAGCTGTGa